In Eriocheir sinensis breed Jianghai 21 chromosome 50, ASM2467909v1, whole genome shotgun sequence, one genomic interval encodes:
- the LOC126982085 gene encoding transmembrane protein 59-like: MASSRLVIFAFASLFSLCRGLQDFESVLSNPKECEESCSKSYAPHTNPNGGESDACSRGCRLYTISEFVTRGAGPGEDTGPALPTTARDSCFGACVEAYNETSSNTVACKDGCDKQEHKTKASAKPEDQSEEGPSIHLLSPLVQVHSIYSSIVGAVHVVRSSIITYFAADDNSIVAVESAPKILVEVVGEEAEEGGVELSGVDGGGDGVMVLGKARLATMEETEASGASSEPSVVRCVSQRLGVPPPLLVASTLVLVLFTIYVIFAVCTTASPPKASKEGLSVQSDPMPAPIKLVRPEDLTRLSLMEEDDLQAPPLPMKVKLPDTHV, encoded by the exons ATGGCGTCGTCTAGGCTGGTGATCTTTGCCTTCGCTTCACTTTTTTCGCTCTGCCGCGGCCTGCAGGACTTCGAGAGCGTCCTTAGCAACCCGAAGGAGTGCGAGGAGTCCTGCAGCAAGTCCTACGCGCCGCACACCAACCCCAAC GGCGGCGAGAGTGACGCCTGCAGCCGGGGATGTCGCCTGTACACCATCAGCGAGTTTGTGACGCGCGGCGCGGGGCCCGGCGAGGACACCGGCCCAGCCCTGCCCACCACGGCCAGGGACTCCTGCTTCGGTG CCTGCGTTGAGGCCTACAATGAGACCTCCAGCAACACTGTGGCGTGCAAGGATGGCTGTGACAAGCAGGAGCACAAGACCAAGGCC aGCGCCAAGCCCGAGGATCAGTCTGAGGAAGGCCCGTCCATCCACCTCCTCAGTCCACTGGTCCAGGTCCACTCCATCTACTCCTCCATCGTTGGTGCGGTCCACGTGGTtcgctcctccatcatcacctacTTTGCCGCCGACGACAACTCCATCGTAGCAGTGGAGAGCGCGCCCAAGATACTGGTGgaggtggtaggggaggaggcggaggagggcggCGTGGAGTTGAGTGgagttgacggtggtggtgacggtgtgatGGTGCTCGGGAAGGCTAGATTGG CCACCATGGAGGAGACCGAGGCTAGTGGTGCGTCCAGCGAGCCCTCTGTGGTGCGGTGTGTGTCGCAGCGCCTGGGTGTGCCTCCCCCGCTGCTGGTTGCCTCCACGCTGGTCCTGGTTCTGTTCACCATCTACGTCATCTTTGCCGTCTGCACCACCGCCTCACCACCCAAGGCCAGCAAG GAGGGCCTCAGCGTGCAGAGCGACCCAATGCCAGCGCCTATCAAGCTTGTACGACCCGAGGACCTGACCCGACTCAGCCTGATGGAGGAGGATGACCTGCAGGCCCCCCCGCTGCCCATGAAGGTCAAGCTGCCTGATACCCATGTCTAG